The sequence CGATTTGTAATTTGTGTGTTGACATTGGTCTTCTTGTCTCTGGTACAATTAATGTTTCTAAACTACAATTCCGATTTAAGGTATCCCCCTTTCCTACTTGCTGGCTTTCTTGGGATAGATTTCCCAGCGTTCAATCGGTACTATGGGGATACTAAGACTGCCTTCGCCCTTCTCCTTCCCTTCAGTTTCCTTCGGTACAGATACCTTGCGGCAATGCCTCTTCTTAACGTCTTATCAACTGGCATTGCTTACTTGACAGACCTGGATGGTTACTGTGTGGTCAATCCTTATACCAACTGTTCGCTTGGAGGCGGGAGGCTCTCCCATGTTCCATGCAACCCTTATCTGCCTTTGACCAGGTCTCAGACCACGACCAGGCTGTGACTACTTGCCTTTACTCTCTCGCTGTCATCAGTGTTGTTCCAACTCATTTAACAGTTAAAACCCCGGTATTGCAAATATTTCGTGGCTCTATACTGGCCTTCGGCAGTCGCTGTCTACGCTTCATGCCATCGTCTCCAGTGACTATGCAAGACTCGCTTCCGTTGGGTGGCTAGCCCTTGACGGGACACGCTACTTACGTGACTGGGTTACTGTAAGATGTTTTTGATATAACTATACGCCTTATATCTGTCCCCATCTTATGGACTTGCATGGCGCAATAAAAGCGTTTGCCGTGGGAGAAGAATGACTATTTTAACATTGAATTTATTCGACCACAGACAACCCTATCCTCAAAGGAAAGTATTGAGCAAGACCAATAAATAAGACAGGATTACGAACGATTAGATAAAGAAAAACAAACCATCCTTTTATACTTACTTGAAAAAGGAAAAATCTCAAGGAAAGAAGCCGGTAACTTAATGGGATTGAAAAACACAAAGATTTACGAAATTCTCGCCAAAATGGTGGTCCAA comes from Echinicola vietnamensis DSM 17526 and encodes:
- a CDS encoding helix-turn-helix domain-containing protein: MLLYLLEKGKISRKEAGNLMGLKNTKIYEILAKMVVQNLIKKQDKGRATPTNYKAFSPSFPNVTTL